A region of the Pricia mediterranea genome:
ACTTGACTTTGTTGGCGAAATGCCAATGCCCACATTAAATGGTCTTTTTGACGGACTCTATCCCTCAGGAATGCAATGGTACTGGAAGGCGCATTACATAAACGAACTTACCGATGAATGCATTCAAGAAAACATAAAACATGGATCGAATACCCCTTCCGTTCGTTCGACAATGCACCTTTATCCCATCGATGGAAAAGTCCATGAAATTGCCCAGGAAGATACCGCATGGGCCAATCGGGGAGCGCGTTGGGCGCAGGTAATCGTGGGAGTCTCCCCAGAACCTGCCGATGCCGATAAGATTACCAAATGGTGTAAAGACTATTACGAAGGCATGAAACCCCATGCCGCCGGTGGAGCCTATGTCAACTTTATGATGGAAGAAGGCCAGGAACGTATAAAGGCTAGTTATAAGGACAATTATGAACGGCTGACAAAAATCAAGAAGAAATATGATCCCGATAATTTCTTTCATATTAATCAGAATATCGTGCCGGCCGATTAAAACTCAAGCAGAGTCTAAAGCCAAAATGTATTTATCGAAATAATATTATGCCAACAGCATTAAATTGGTTTTCATTCCTCTGTATTCTGTTTTTCCACCTGTCGATATTGGGTCAGGAATCCAGAGATGTAAATTCAAACGGGTTCAGGTTTTCAGGCACCATTGGCCTGAACACCAATGGTATCTCTCCCGTCCCTGCATTTTCACTGGGACAGCCGGCAATCATGGGATTCTTTTCATTGCGAAAGAACAGATTTAGTTTTGACCCCGAGATTGCCTACTCCACAAACGGTACTCCTTGGTTTTTCAGTAGTTGTTTTCGGTATCGAATTTTCGGTAAGAGGAATTTTGGTATAAAGGTAGCCGCCAACTGGAGTATTTCGCATAGTTATCCAGAAGTTATAGAGAACGGCATTTCAAAAACAATTACTAAAGGACAGCGGTATCTCGTCCTTGAGTTTGCACCTACTTATAAATTTACGGAAAAGTTCAGCTTAGGATCTGCCGTTTTCGTAGGTCGTGGCTTAGATAAAGGCTCGGTAAAACAAATGCACTTTATTTCGGTGGTCGCTAACATTACCAAATTGCGGCTATCGGGCAAATTGTATTACAGCCTCTATCCACAGGTATTTTATTTGAATTTGGATGGTGATGAGGATAGCTTTTTTGTTTCCGGGGTTGCGGGAATTGGCCATAAAAAAATTCCGTTGTTTTTATCCACACAAATGAACCAATCTTTGGTCACCTCTATTTCGCCCGATCCCGGGTTTTCATGGAACGTAGGATTGTCCTATAGTTTTTAACATGTGAAATTTCATGTTATCTTCGATAGAACAAATAAAAACGTTATGGTTGAGATAATTCTAAGGACACTCAAACCCTCCGACAAAACCCAAATCGCCCTACTCGCCAACAATAAAAAAATCTGGGACAATGTACGGGATGCTTTTGGCCACCCCTATACCGAAAAAAATGCTGAAGAATTCATCCAACGGCAGGCCAAGAGCGATACGGAAGATGTCTTTGCCATTGACTGCCAAGGTGAACTCTGTGGCCTGATCGGACTGATTCTTCAAAATGACATATATCGGAAATCCGCCGAAATTGGCTATTGGATCGGCGAACCCTTTTGGGGTAAAGGCATTGTCACAAAGGCAATCGAATTGATTACCATATATGCTTTTGATAAATTGATACTTATCCGAATCTTTGCTGGGGTCTTTGAGTACAATGTGGCCTCCATGAGAGTGCTGGAAAAAAATGGCTTTCAAAAAGAGGGCATCGCCAAAAAGGCGGTTTTTAAGAACGGTGAATTTTGGGACGAGCATAGATATGGATTACTGAGTCCACAAACTGCAACCCGATAGCAGGGGGCTTTCGTCAACAAGCGTACCTAGCCTATTTCTTCAACTCCAACTTCTCCGCAAAATAGGCGCAGAAATCCTTCATGGTGGCGGTCATTTTTTCGTCTTGGGTCGCCTTCATAAAAGTATCGGATAAAGAAACCAAGGTCTGGTGGAAGAAAATCTTCATCTCGTCGACCGGCATATCCTTAGTCCACAAATCGATTTTTAGGGATTCTTGGTTCTTGCTGTCCCAGACCGAGAGCAACATGGCCTTGGCCTCTTCGTTGTCGATGCCGCCATCTTGTGCCGACCAGGTCAGCTCTTCGGGAACCCGGTTCTCGTCCAATCCTACTTTAAGGGTGATTTCGGAGGTGTGTAATTTTGCCATCTTATTTTTCAGGTTTATAGTTCGATTTTTTAAAAATTTCTTCTGCCGGGAGCGATAGCATCTGTTGCAAGGTCACCTCGTTTTTCTCCATAAAGGCCCTAACGATTTGCCAACCTAGGAAACGGCCGATGCGCCCGGGGGATTCGTTGTCGAGTTCCAGTCCGAATTTAGAAAACGGGGCTTGGTCCAAAAAACGTCGCACCAATTTGTTGTCGGTACTGTATAAATATTCGTTCTCGATAAAATTGCGCCAAATCTGTTCTTCATTGGCTTTGGCCCAAGCCAATTGTGCCTCGGAATAATTGATTTTTTGACCATCGGAGATAAAAGGTGCCAGTTTATCCTTTGTTGCCAATTCTTTCCCGTAGTATATCATTTGCCCTAAAAAAGTACGGTCTTTCGGCTTTGGAACTACCTGCTTTGCAAAGGCGTTGGCCACATCGCTGACCAGATACTGCTTGTCAAGTCCCGCTGCAATATAGTTCGGAAAGCTCTGATAGAACTTGTGATCGGGTCCCAAATAATTGTCGAGACCTATTAACAGCAGGCTATCCGTCATAATAATCCGGCTATCGTAACTCACATCTGAGGTCACCGTAACCACCTTGGGCAGTTGGTAGTTGGGAAAATAATACTTGATATGTTTAAAGAGGAGGATAAGGTCGTCCTTTTCTTCCGAGAAATCGCTGAATTCATTATCGACTTCCGACAGGAGCTCGATCTGAAGGCTATCCTGTAGTTTGGCGACCCAAACGCTATCGGTATATTGCGCCGGAAATAAATAGGGATACGCCTTTTTAAGGACGGGGATATCCAAGGGTTCAGCCTCTGCGAACTCACGGTCAAAACGGGCAATTTCCAGATTTACATCCAATTTTGCGATGTCGTCTTCGACCTTATCGTTATCCTTACATCCTAAGAAAACAACCAAAATCAATAATTGAATGCAAACCTTTCCAGAAGTGTAAAGTAATTCCCTATACATTTTATTATTTACGGTCAAGGCGTTATTTTTAGCGTACAAAGTTAATCGATCTATACAGAAGGAAAAGCCCATGCAAACAGAAAAGGTAGCGGCATATATTACAACTTGGCTTAGGGAATATGCCGAAAAGGCACATATAAAAGGATTTACCATAGGCATTTCAGGGGGTGTCGATTCCGCCGTCACCTCAACGCTCTGTGCCAAAACCGGCCTCGATCTGCTTGTATTGGAAATGCCGATACATCAAGACGAACGACAGGTAACCCGCGCGACGGAGCATATAGCTTGGCTTCAGAAAAAATTCGCCAATGTCAAACGAATGAAGGTGGACCTCACCCCGGTCTTCGATAGCCTTGTCGATGCTTTGCCTCCAGTAGAGAAGGAAGAGGACCGTTTTATGGCCTTGGCGAATACCCGGGCACGGCTACGTATGACCACATTGTATTATTTTGCGGGACTGTACTCCCTTCTAGTCGCCGGAACCGGGAACAAGGTGGAGGACTTCGGAGTAGGGTTTTTTACCAAATACGGCGATGGCGGGGTGGATGTGAGTCCGATCGCAGATCTGATGAAATCCGAGGTTTATGAAATTGCCAAGTTTCTTGAAATTAACGACGACATTATAGAGGCAGCGCCCACAGACGGCCTTTGGGGAGACGACAGAACCGATGAGGCCCAGATCGGGGCGACCTATCCGGAACTGGAGTGGGCCATGCGGATGGATGAACAAGAAAAGAGTCGAGATTCCTTTTCAGAACGGAAAAAAGAAGTCTTCGACATCTATAAAAAACTGAATTCGCGCAACCAGCATAAGATGAGTCCCATTCCGATTTGTGAAATTCCTGAGGACTTAAATTAGCGATTAATCGCATAAATTTGCTATCTAAACGAAAAAACGTCAGAAAATGCGTCTGATTAGGAAAAAAAAGCCAAATTTGGATAACGAATTAGATTTTAAAGCCTTACATTGCATGTCAGTATTTTTATACGTGCTAGAAGTGTTTTTTTATCTGGATAAAAACTAGAAAGATGATTAAAGTGTTAATTGCCGACAACCATCCGATCATTCGCATGGGCGTTACGAAAGTATTGAAAGATGCGAAAGGATTCGAGGTCATCGAAGATGCTTCAACGACCTCTGAACTTTTTGAGAAACTGGAAAAAGTCACGCCGGACGTAGTGATGTTAGAAATGGACATCCCAGAAATCAACGGCATTGCCACATTGCGAAAAATCAAAAAGGATTATCCTGAGGTAAAAGTTTTAATGTACAGCGGACAATCTGAAGACGTCTATGCCCTAAGTACGATCAGGGCCGGGGCATCCGGATATCTATCCAAAGCATCTGACATCGATTACATCATTTCAGCATTGAAAAAGGTAAGCGAGGGCAGCATGTTCATCACGAATGAGCTTGCACAGCGCTTGGCCTTCGACGAAGGCACACAAAAACCA
Encoded here:
- a CDS encoding GNAT family N-acetyltransferase, with the translated sequence MVEIILRTLKPSDKTQIALLANNKKIWDNVRDAFGHPYTEKNAEEFIQRQAKSDTEDVFAIDCQGELCGLIGLILQNDIYRKSAEIGYWIGEPFWGKGIVTKAIELITIYAFDKLILIRIFAGVFEYNVASMRVLEKNGFQKEGIAKKAVFKNGEFWDEHRYGLLSPQTATR
- the gldC gene encoding gliding motility protein GldC; translated protein: MAKLHTSEITLKVGLDENRVPEELTWSAQDGGIDNEEAKAMLLSVWDSKNQESLKIDLWTKDMPVDEMKIFFHQTLVSLSDTFMKATQDEKMTATMKDFCAYFAEKLELKK
- the gldB gene encoding gliding motility lipoprotein GldB, which codes for MVVFLGCKDNDKVEDDIAKLDVNLEIARFDREFAEAEPLDIPVLKKAYPYLFPAQYTDSVWVAKLQDSLQIELLSEVDNEFSDFSEEKDDLILLFKHIKYYFPNYQLPKVVTVTSDVSYDSRIIMTDSLLLIGLDNYLGPDHKFYQSFPNYIAAGLDKQYLVSDVANAFAKQVVPKPKDRTFLGQMIYYGKELATKDKLAPFISDGQKINYSEAQLAWAKANEEQIWRNFIENEYLYSTDNKLVRRFLDQAPFSKFGLELDNESPGRIGRFLGWQIVRAFMEKNEVTLQQMLSLPAEEIFKKSNYKPEK
- the nadE gene encoding NAD(+) synthase — translated: MQTEKVAAYITTWLREYAEKAHIKGFTIGISGGVDSAVTSTLCAKTGLDLLVLEMPIHQDERQVTRATEHIAWLQKKFANVKRMKVDLTPVFDSLVDALPPVEKEEDRFMALANTRARLRMTTLYYFAGLYSLLVAGTGNKVEDFGVGFFTKYGDGGVDVSPIADLMKSEVYEIAKFLEINDDIIEAAPTDGLWGDDRTDEAQIGATYPELEWAMRMDEQEKSRDSFSERKKEVFDIYKKLNSRNQHKMSPIPICEIPEDLN
- a CDS encoding response regulator transcription factor, whose translation is MIKVLIADNHPIIRMGVTKVLKDAKGFEVIEDASTTSELFEKLEKVTPDVVMLEMDIPEINGIATLRKIKKDYPEVKVLMYSGQSEDVYALSTIRAGASGYLSKASDIDYIISALKKVSEGSMFITNELAQRLAFDEGTQKPRRFFRKLSTREVEVLKLLASGKRNKDVAIGLNLNEKTVSTYKARLMKKLNVDNMVDLLQQAKALELY